A single region of the Theileria annulata chromosome 4, complete sequence, *** SEQUENCING IN PROGRESS *** genome encodes:
- a CDS encoding triosephosphate isomerase, putative (Tap579b07.q1c.C.cand.48 - score = 31.86;~SMART pfam:TIM (PF00121) at aa 118-365, E()=8.70e-21;~1 probable transmembrane helix predicted for TA10540 by TMHMM2.0 at aa 21-43) encodes MYYTTLISFFHYVYFMNFFNFNIFKIILLFYIIFHFILYFNFVESYKFHNGNHHYLNVRNNCFNFNTFLKPIHTRKNRFNCPNTCYNNSKLYNSNSQNENIFKNEDENLVEKIDLKGKKLTIVCNWKCYLNTKLSNEMINLYGNLRFPENIEVITSPSSIHLASMVSQYNKFGSKCKPCSQNVSHHSNSFGPYTGEITAGMLKDLGVNWTIIGHRECEIPSKSSDENNEAINRKVINAFNSGLNVILCIGEPKGFNSDLSSYLSKQLEVKNKDVNLSGEQRLVVAYEPYYSIGTDKPAEPELVNKVIEDLKKSLGKMIKDVKFIYGGSVNEENAHLYIKRRNIDGIMVGRVAHSEKIVELMKKFEKLTSMV; translated from the exons atgtATTACACTactttaatttcattttttcattatgtatattttatgaatttctttaattttaatatatttaaaataatcttgttgttttatatcatttttcattttatattatattttaactttGTAGAATCTTACAAGTTTCATAATGGTAATCATCATTATTTGAACGTACGT aataattgttttaattttaacacatttttaaaaccaATACATACTCGGAAGAATCGCTTCAATTGTCCTAACACAtgttataataatagtaaattGTACAATAGTAATTCTCAAAATgagaatatttttaaaaatgaagacGAAAATTTAGTCGAGAAGATTGATTTAAAAGGGAAAAAGTTGACAATAGTTTGTAACTGGAAGTGCTATTTGAACACGAAATTGTCAAAtgaaatgataaatttgtatgGAAATCTTAGATTCCCGGAAAATATAGaa GTTATAACTTCACCTTCCTCTATACATTTGGCCTCAATGGTCTCacagtataataaatttggaaGCAAATGTAAACCATGTAGCCAAAACGTTAGTCATCACTCTAATAGTTTTGGCCCATATACGGGGGAAATAACGGCTGGAATGCTAAAG GATTTGGGAGTAAATTGGACAATTATTGGTCACAGAGAGTGTGAAATACCCTCTAAATCCAGC GACGAAAACAATGAAGCCATAAACAGGAAGGTTATAAACGCATTTAACTCAGGTCtaaatgttattttgtGTATTG GGGAACCTAAGGGGTTTAATTCAGATTTGTCAAGTTATCTCTCCAAACAATTGGAGGTAAAAAATAAGG atGTAAATTTATCTGGAGAACAAAGACTAGTAGTGGCATATGAGCCATACTACTCAATAGGGACAGATAAACCAGCGGAACCAGAATTGGTGAATAAAGTGATagaagatttaaaaaaatcgCTGGGAAAAATGATCAAAGACgttaaattcatatatGGAGGATCAgtaaatgaagaaaatgcACACCTGTATATAAAAAGGAGGAACATAGATGGAATCATGGTTGGAAGGGTTGCACATAGTGAAAAGATAGTGGAactaatgaaaaaatttgaaaaattaacGTCAATGGTATAG
- a CDS encoding protein kinase, putative (SMART STYKc (SM00221) at aa 58-345, E()=6.42e-04; 74-363, E()=3.84e-43) has product MQQGTVLDVSKAHLRDTKHNEASKSDQDEKLSPKVLGFEGDSRNLEKISIEALRNPEHKKIRKLSAGSKLSSYYYIGAELRICADNNKKSSSRPLLRDIIDRKTGEPKILKIISKSRIPPGVDSLNNWRTLCEKLLNMPPMPNLMRIDQIWESETSFYIVTEKFIGGELFEYLLKEKAIPEDICKYIFRQILLAAEALHSMNLLHRDIKPENIMFRNPTRSVLPIAERYELALIDFDTCKMTDCPTADKTEVVNGKRRLVGTYGYLAPEILRGDEYSTASDMWSIGIVLYILMTGIPPISMDKMYDAKASHAVLAAAEANGIDFNTPPLVEFPLARDLCKRLLCFDKRKRISSASDALAHPWLAGLPTIFDTSLKIRNNSNDSSGSNNRKFSKNPNGGAGNDGTGYGNNGSSGERTFWNQANPNYRNNGGVNRQDCITTDFAVDISEFQGKDKEDPGVCKRERDHIPSPNEKTVSRKNSTFLQCITTNAESIDGVYRKNQKRRQNLDVQSY; this is encoded by the coding sequence atgCAACAAGGAACGGTTTTGGATGTGTCAAAGGCACATTTGAGGGATACTAAACACAATGAAGCCTCGAAATCGGACCAGGATGAGAAACTATCACCGAAAGTGCTAGGCTTTGAGGGTGACTCAAGGAATTTGGAGAAAATTTCAATTGAAGCTCTCCGAAACCCTGAACATAAAAAAATCAGGAAGCTATCTGCAGGTAGTAAGCTGTCGAGTTACTACTATATCGGAGCAGAGCTCCGCATTTGCGCAGATAACAATAAAAAATCGTCTTCACGACCATTACTTCGTGATATAATTGATCGCAAGACTGGGGAACCTAAGATTCTCAAGATTATTTCTAAATCGCGAATCCCTCCCGGCGTTGACAGCCTGAACAACTGGCGAACGTTGTGCGAGAAGCTGTTAAATATGCCTCCGATGCCGAATTTAATGAGGATTGACCAGATTTGGGAATCCGAAACCAGTTTCTATATCGTTACTGAGAAATTCATTGGGGGAGAGCTGTTTGAGTATTTACTTAAGGAGAAGGCCATACCTGAGGAcatttgtaaatatattttcaggCAGATTCTGCTTGCAGCCGAGGCTTTACACTCGATGAACTTGCTTCATAGGGACATTAAACCTGAGAACATTATGTTCAGGAACCCAACGAGGTCAGTTTTACCCATTGCTGAAAGGTATGAGTTGGCCTTAATCGACTTTGATACTTGCAAAATGACTGACTGTCCTACTGCTGATAAGACTGAGGTTGTTAATGGCAAGAGACGGCTGGTTGGGACCTACGGTTATTTAGCTCCTGAAATTTTAAGGGGTGATGAGTATTCCACTGCTTCTGACATGTGGTCGATTGGGATTGTTTTGTACATTCTGATGACTGGCATTCCTCCCATATCAATGGACAAGATGTACGATGCTAAGGCCAGCCATGCCGTTTTAGCTGCTGCTGAGGCCAACGGTATAGACTTTAACACTCCTCCTTTGGTGGAGTTTCCTCTAGCACGTGACCTTTGCAAGCGTTTGCTATGCTTTGATAAAAGGAAACGTATATCTTCTGCTTCCGATGCTCTTGCTCATCCTTGGTTGGCTGGTCTTCCTACTATTTTTGACACTTCTCTTAAGATCAGGAACAACAGCAACGACAGCTCCGGCAGCAACAATCGCAAGTTCTCCAAGAATCCAAACGGCGGCGCTGGCAATGATGGTACCGGTTACGGCAACAACGGTAGTTCTGGTGAGCGGACTTTCTGGAATCAAGCAAATCCCAACTACAGAAACAACGGCGGGGTTAATCGCCAGGATTGCATTACTACTGACTTCGCTGTTGACATAAGTGAGTTTCAGGGAAAAGATAAGGAAGATCCAGGGGTTTGCAAGCGTGAGAGGGACCACATTCCCTCCCCCAACGAGAAGACTGTTTCCAGGAAAAATTCTACATTTTTACAGTGCATTACCACCAATGCTGAGTCAATAGATGGTGTTTATAGGAAAAATCAAAAGCGCAGGCAAAATTTAGACGTTCAAtcttattaa
- a CDS encoding centrosome protein (centrin), putative (Tap579b07.q1c.cand.103 - score = 29.42;~SMART 3 EFh (SM00054) domains at aa 55-83, E()=7.52e-06; 91-119, E()=1.10e+01; 128-155, E()=1.55e+01), with protein MECELPTIRNETPPSTSTLVDFVNNPEFEDSDQEFSTEDVNKLRKNIMNRALEAEVEEAFSLFDRNNDNKIDFFECQAAFKALRLNPSPENIKELFKEVGKDENDTLTPTDFKTLIVSRIHTRYSSQEIEKIFNQLQDGTGKITLESLKSAVNHIGADISDNELSLMISEASSKGTYIPLEDFANLLKRSWTGDPFDLIFDSEFPS; from the exons ATGGAATGCGAATTGCCAACGATAAGAAATGAAACCCCGCCAAGTACCAGTACATTGGTTGATTTCGTTAACAATCCTGAGTTTGAGGATTCGGATCAAGAGTTTAGCACCGAAGACGTAAACAAACTTcgaaaaaatattatgaaCAGAGCACTAGAAGCTGAGGTGGAAGAAGCgttttcattatttgaCAGAAAcaatgataataaaattgatttttttgaGTGCCAAGCAGCCTTTAAGGCTCTTAGACTTAATCCATCACCAGAAAAT ATAAAGGAGTTATTTAAAGAGGTTGGAAAGGATGAGAACGATACACTAACTCCAActgattttaaaactttaaTAGTATCTCGAATACACACTCGATACAGCTCTCAAGAGATcgaaaaaatatttaaccAGCTCCAGGATGGAACAG GAAAAATCACATTAGAAAGCCTAAAATCTGCGGTTAATCATAtag gaGCTGACATTTCAGATAATGAGCTTAGCTTAATGATATCTGAAGCCTCAAGCAAGGGAACGTATATTCCTTTGGAGGATTTTGCAAATCTGTTAAAACGCTCCTGGACTGGCGATCCATTTGATTTGATATTTGACTCTGAGTTCCCCTCCTGA